The genomic interval CGAGGGTCAGCTCCAGAATCGAATTGTGCTGCGACCCACCGATCCACGGTCGCGCCGAGGCCGGCCACAGCTCGACCGCCACGATCATGGACGCACCGGCGGCCAGCAGCTGCAGGACGCGCTTGCCGAGCCGCGGCGGGCCCGCGATCAGGTAGGTGAGCGCCAAGGCCGGGACTACCAGCAGCACCTGCAATTGTTTGGTGAGAAAGCCGAAGCCGATCAACGCGCCGGTCAGCACCAGCCAGCGGGTCCGCCCGTCCGCGACCGCGCGGGTCATCGCCCAGGCCGCCGCGACCATCAGGAACACGAGCAACGCTTCGGGATTGTTGAACCGGAACATCAGTGCGGCAACCGGGGTTACGGCCAGGACCAGACCCGCGAGCAGTCCCGCGGCGGGGCCGAAGGGCCGGCGCACGGTCGCCCACAGCAGCGCCACCGAGGCGACGCCCAGCAGCACCTCCGGCACGAGGATGCTCCAGCTGTTCAGGCCGAACGCGCGCACCGACAGTTCCATCAGCCACAGCGCGGCGGGCGGCTTGTCCACCGTGATCGAGTTCGCGGCGTCCGAGGAGCCGAAGAAGAAGGCCGTCCAGGATTGCGAACCGGCTTGTACCGCAGCGGAATAGAACGAGTTGGCCCAGCCGTTGGCGCTCAGGTTGCAGAGATAGCCGATCAGCGTGCCGAGCACGAGGAGCGCCAAAGCCGGTAGCTCCCAGCGAGGCCGGCGCTCGAGCGATATCGGGCCACGCCGGGCCGTGGGCGGGGTCACCGGTCGGTCTCCTTGCTGAGGGCCGGTCGCGCCACGCCAACAGCGCTCGGTCCGGTGAAAACTGTCATGGGCCCGGCGGAGATCCGGGCCGGTCGTTGAGCGGCACACGCTACTTCGGCGTTGTCGGCCGCAGGTGCCGCGGCGTCGAACCGGGCGGTGCCCGCGTTGTTCCGGAACACCCAGCGCAGCCCGAGGAAACGGATCGACGTCGCCAGCAGATTCGCGAGCACCAGAACGAACAACTCCAATTGGATCGGCGCCGTCGCTGCCCAGTGCCGCAGCGCGAACAGCGATCCACTGGTCAGCGTCAAGCCGATGCCGAAGATCAGCAACCCGTGGAACTGGTGCCTGACCACGTTGGTCGTGCCGCGCACACCGAAGGTGAAGGCCCGATTGGCGGCCGTGTTGCCGATGGCGGTCACCAGCAGCGCGACGAAGTTCGACATCTGCGAGCCCGTAATCGGTTGTAGCGCAAGGTAGAGCGCCAGATAGGCGACTGTGCTGAGCACCCCGACGAGGGTGAACCGAACCAGCTGTCCGATCATGCCCGGCGGCACTCCGGGCACCAGTGGTTCACGGCCCACCGATCGGCGCAGTTCGTCGAGCGGTAGCGCGCCGGTCGCCAGTGCCCGGCCCAAGCGTCCGATGCCGAGCAGATCTTTGCGCGCGGTGTCGAAGAGTTCGACCCGGCTGTCCGGATCGTCGATCCAGTCGACCGGCACCTCGTGGATCCGCAGCCCGGCCCGTTCGGCCAGCACGAGCAGTTCGGTGTCGAAGAACCATTCCCCGTCCCGCACCAGCGGGAGCAGCTTGCGCGCCACGTCGGTGCGGATCGCCTTGAATCCGCACTGCGCGTCCGAAAAACGTGCCCGCAGCGTGGTTCGCAACAGCAGGTTGTACGACCGCGAGAGGAACTCGCGCTTGGGCCCGCGCACCACCCGCGCCGCCGAACTGAGCCGGGTGCCGATCGCGAGGTCGGAGTGCCCGGACACCAGCGGCGCCACCAGCGGGAGCAAGGCGTTCAGGTCGGTGGACAGGTCGACATCCATATAGGCGACCACGGCCGCGTCGGAGTCCGCCCACACGGTGCGCAGCGCCCGGCCCCGCCCCTTGGCCGCGAGGTGCACGACCCGGACCGCAGTCAGTTCGCTGCCGAGTAACTCAGCTACCTGCAAGGTGTCGTCGGTACTGGCGTTGTCGGCGATGGTGATGCGGGCCGGGAACGGGAATCCGTCGCGCAGGTGGGCGTGCAGTCTGCGCACGCAGCCGCCTAGATCGGCCTCTTCGTTGTAGACGGGAATGACGATATCCAGCACGGGCCTGATCGCCGTCGGCTGCGCGGGTGGCGTAGCGGTCGCGGTATCGCGAGTGGGCACAGTGGTCATGGCGACCACGGTCGCCAACCCCGCTGGTGCCCGGCTGGGTCCCGGCTGTGAGGTTGCTGGGACCCGCTGGGTCTACTTCGACCGGTGCACTCGCAGGACGCTGTCGGTGCGTACGCCGGTCGTACCGTCCGGGGCGGTCCACTCCCGCTCGACCTCGTCCTTGGTCTGCACCTGCCACTCGCCCGGCACGCCGGCGATCGCGTCGAGCATCTCCTCCAGGGTCGGGAAGTGCACGTCGTGGTGGTGCTCGTGCTGGTTCGAAGCCCAGCCCGCGTGGCTGCCGATCAGCAGCGCA from Nocardia goodfellowii carries:
- a CDS encoding bifunctional glycosyltransferase family 2/GtrA family protein produces the protein MTTVPTRDTATATPPAQPTAIRPVLDIVIPVYNEEADLGGCVRRLHAHLRDGFPFPARITIADNASTDDTLQVAELLGSELTAVRVVHLAAKGRGRALRTVWADSDAAVVAYMDVDLSTDLNALLPLVAPLVSGHSDLAIGTRLSSAARVVRGPKREFLSRSYNLLLRTTLRARFSDAQCGFKAIRTDVARKLLPLVRDGEWFFDTELLVLAERAGLRIHEVPVDWIDDPDSRVELFDTARKDLLGIGRLGRALATGALPLDELRRSVGREPLVPGVPPGMIGQLVRFTLVGVLSTVAYLALYLALQPITGSQMSNFVALLVTAIGNTAANRAFTFGVRGTTNVVRHQFHGLLIFGIGLTLTSGSLFALRHWAATAPIQLELFVLVLANLLATSIRFLGLRWVFRNNAGTARFDAAAPAADNAEVACAAQRPARISAGPMTVFTGPSAVGVARPALSKETDR